The following are encoded together in the Pseudomonas maumuensis genome:
- a CDS encoding riboflavin synthase, whose product MFTGIIESIGTIRSLTPKGGDVRVYVETGKLDLADVKLGDSIAVNGVCLTAVELPGDGFWADVSVETLKRTAMVDLKSGSRVNLEKALTPTTRLGGHLVSGHVDGVGEIVSRADNARAIQFRVRAPKELAKYIAHKGSITVDGTSLTVNEVDGAEFELTIVPHTLSETIMADYRAGRRVNLEVDLLARYLERLLLGDKAAEPSKGSGITESFLAANGFLKS is encoded by the coding sequence ATGTTCACCGGCATCATCGAATCCATCGGCACCATCCGCAGCCTCACCCCCAAGGGCGGTGACGTGCGCGTCTACGTTGAAACCGGCAAGCTCGACCTGGCCGACGTCAAGCTCGGCGATAGCATCGCGGTCAACGGCGTGTGCCTGACCGCCGTCGAGCTGCCCGGCGACGGCTTCTGGGCCGACGTCAGCGTCGAGACCCTCAAGCGTACCGCCATGGTCGACCTCAAGAGCGGCAGCCGGGTCAACCTGGAAAAGGCCCTGACCCCGACCACCCGCCTGGGCGGCCACCTGGTCAGCGGCCACGTCGACGGTGTCGGCGAGATCGTCTCGCGCGCCGATAACGCCCGCGCCATCCAGTTCCGCGTGCGTGCGCCCAAGGAACTGGCCAAGTACATCGCCCACAAGGGCTCGATCACCGTCGACGGCACCAGCCTGACGGTCAACGAAGTCGATGGCGCCGAGTTCGAGCTGACCATCGTCCCGCACACCCTGTCCGAAACCATCATGGCCGACTACCGCGCAGGGCGTCGGGTGAACCTTGAGGTCGACCTGCTGGCCCGTTACCTGGAGCGTCTGCTGCTGGGCGACAAGGCCGCCGAGCCGAGCAAAGGCAGTGGCATCACCGAAAGCTTCCTGGCCGCCAACGGCTTCTTGAAATCCTGA
- the ribBA gene encoding bifunctional 3,4-dihydroxy-2-butanone-4-phosphate synthase/GTP cyclohydrolase II has translation MALNSIEELVEDIRQGKMVILMDDEDRENEGDIIMAAECCLPEHINFMAKHARGLICMPMTRERCETLKLPLMAPRNGSGFGTKFTVSIEAAEGVTTGISAADRARTVQAAAAKDAKAEDIVSPGHIFPLMAQPGGTLARAGHTEAACDLARMAGFEPSGVICEVMNDDGTMSRRAELEVFAAEHGLKIGTIADLIHYRMIHERTVQRVSEQPIESELGEFNLVTYRDAVEGDVHMALTLGKICAEEPTLVRVHNMDPLRDLLLVKQPGRWSLRAAMAAVAEAGSGVVLLLGHPLDGDVLLAHIRESAGDAQPKAPTTYSTVGAGSQILRDLGVRKMRLMSSPMKFNAISGFDLEVVEYVPSE, from the coding sequence GTGGCGCTCAACAGCATCGAAGAACTGGTCGAAGACATCCGCCAGGGCAAAATGGTCATCCTCATGGATGACGAAGACCGCGAGAACGAAGGCGACATCATCATGGCGGCCGAGTGCTGCCTGCCCGAGCACATCAATTTCATGGCCAAGCACGCCCGTGGCCTGATCTGCATGCCGATGACCCGCGAGCGCTGCGAAACCCTGAAGCTGCCGCTGATGGCGCCGCGCAACGGTTCGGGCTTCGGCACCAAGTTCACCGTGTCGATCGAGGCCGCCGAAGGCGTCACCACCGGCATCTCCGCCGCCGACCGCGCCCGCACCGTGCAGGCCGCCGCGGCCAAGGACGCCAAGGCCGAGGACATCGTCAGCCCTGGGCATATCTTCCCGCTGATGGCCCAGCCCGGCGGCACCCTGGCCCGCGCCGGCCATACCGAGGCCGCCTGCGACCTGGCGCGCATGGCCGGTTTCGAGCCAAGCGGGGTGATCTGCGAGGTGATGAACGACGACGGCACCATGTCGCGCCGCGCCGAGCTGGAAGTGTTCGCTGCCGAGCATGGCTTGAAGATCGGCACCATCGCCGACCTGATCCACTACCGCATGATCCACGAGCGCACCGTGCAGCGCGTTTCCGAGCAGCCGATCGAGAGCGAGCTGGGCGAATTCAACCTGGTCACCTACCGTGACGCGGTGGAAGGCGACGTGCATATGGCTCTGACGCTGGGCAAGATCTGCGCCGAAGAGCCGACCCTGGTGCGGGTGCATAACATGGACCCGCTGCGCGACCTGCTGCTGGTCAAGCAGCCGGGCCGCTGGAGCCTGCGCGCAGCCATGGCCGCGGTGGCCGAGGCCGGCAGCGGCGTGGTCCTGCTGCTGGGGCACCCGCTGGACGGCGACGTGCTGCTGGCGCACATCCGCGAAAGCGCGGGCGATGCGCAGCCTAAGGCACCCACCACCTACAGCACCGTCGGTGCCGGTTCGCAGATCCTGCGCGACCTCGGTGTGCGCAAGATGCGCCTGATGAGTTCGCCGATGAAGTTCAATGCGATATCCGGATTCGATCTGGAAGTTGTAGAATACGTGCCCTCCGAGTGA
- the ribH gene encoding 6,7-dimethyl-8-ribityllumazine synthase: protein MTLKTIEGTFIAPKGRYALVVGRFNSFVVESLVSGAVDALVRHGVSESDITIIRAPGAFEIPLVAQKVAQQGAYDAIVALGAVIRGGTPHFEYVAGECTKGLAQVSMEFGVPVAFGVLTVDSIEQAIERSGTKAGNKGAEAALSALEMVSLLAQLEAK, encoded by the coding sequence ATGACCCTGAAGACCATCGAAGGTACCTTCATCGCCCCCAAAGGTCGCTATGCTTTGGTGGTTGGCCGCTTCAACAGCTTCGTCGTCGAAAGCCTGGTAAGCGGTGCAGTCGATGCCCTGGTACGCCACGGCGTCAGCGAAAGCGACATCACCATCATCCGTGCCCCGGGCGCGTTCGAAATCCCGCTGGTGGCACAGAAAGTCGCCCAGCAGGGCGCTTATGACGCGATCGTCGCCCTGGGCGCGGTGATCCGTGGCGGTACCCCGCACTTCGAATACGTGGCGGGCGAGTGCACCAAGGGCCTGGCCCAGGTGTCCATGGAGTTCGGTGTTCCGGTGGCCTTCGGCGTCCTGACTGTCGACTCCATCGAACAGGCCATCGAGCGTTCCGGCACCAAGGCCGGCAACAAAGGTGCCGAAGCTGCCCTGTCCGCTCTGGAAATGGTCAGTCTGCTGGCGCAGTTGGAGGCCAAGTGA
- the nusB gene encoding transcription antitermination factor NusB, whose translation MISDESDRFNPRDPKPADAGKPSKSAKRREARKLATQALYQWHMAKHSLNEVEAQFRVDNDFTDVDGAYFREILHGVPAKKGEIDEALKPCLDTPLEELDPVELAVLRLSTWEFMMRADVPYRVVINEGVELAKVFGATDGHKFVNGVLDKLAPRLREAEVKANKR comes from the coding sequence GTGATTAGCGACGAAAGCGATCGTTTCAACCCGCGCGATCCAAAACCCGCGGATGCCGGCAAGCCCTCGAAGAGCGCCAAGCGTCGCGAAGCCCGCAAGCTCGCCACGCAAGCGCTCTATCAGTGGCACATGGCCAAGCATTCGCTGAACGAAGTGGAAGCGCAGTTCCGGGTCGACAACGATTTCACCGATGTCGACGGCGCCTACTTCCGCGAGATCCTGCACGGGGTCCCGGCGAAGAAGGGCGAGATCGACGAGGCGCTCAAGCCTTGCCTGGACACGCCGCTGGAAGAGCTCGACCCGGTCGAACTGGCCGTGCTGCGCCTGTCCACCTGGGAGTTCATGATGCGCGCCGACGTGCCGTACCGCGTGGTCATCAACGAAGGTGTGGAACTGGCGAAAGTCTTCGGCGCCACCGACGGCCACAAGTTCGTCAATGGCGTGCTCGACAAGCTGGCTCCGCGTCTGCGTGAGGCGGAAGTCAAGGCGAACAAGCGCTGA
- the thiL gene encoding thiamine-phosphate kinase — translation MGEFELIRHYFAAAPCAQGGEGVALGIGDDCALLDLPAGEQLAISTDTLVAGVHFPAVCDPLLLGQRSLAVAVSDLAAMGATAVGFTLALTLPQVGAQWLAGFADGLGRMAARCGISLIGGDTTRGPLSITVTVFGRVPTGQALRRSGAQPGDLLCVGGFLGNAAGALPLVLGEREAPADVAGPLLEHYWSPLPQLQLGERLRGLATAALDISDGLLADCGHIAKVSGVALEVNLTQVPVSAPLQAFLGREAALHAALTGGDDYVLAFTVPESALTALAREVHVIGRVLEGQGVTLRDPQGQDITPVQRGYQHFRETP, via the coding sequence ATGGGTGAGTTCGAGCTGATCCGTCATTACTTCGCCGCCGCGCCCTGTGCGCAGGGCGGCGAGGGCGTGGCCCTGGGGATCGGCGACGACTGTGCCCTGCTGGACCTGCCTGCCGGCGAGCAGCTGGCGATCTCCACCGACACGCTCGTGGCCGGTGTGCATTTTCCCGCAGTCTGCGACCCGTTGCTGCTCGGCCAGCGCTCGCTGGCCGTGGCGGTCAGCGACCTGGCGGCCATGGGCGCCACGGCCGTCGGCTTCACCCTTGCCCTCACCTTGCCCCAGGTCGGCGCGCAATGGCTTGCCGGCTTTGCCGACGGCCTCGGCCGCATGGCCGCGCGCTGCGGTATCAGCCTGATCGGTGGCGACACCACCCGCGGCCCGTTGAGCATCACCGTGACCGTGTTCGGCCGGGTGCCGACCGGCCAGGCGCTGCGTCGCAGCGGCGCGCAGCCGGGCGACCTGCTGTGTGTCGGTGGTTTTCTGGGCAATGCGGCGGGGGCCTTGCCGCTGGTGCTGGGCGAACGCGAGGCGCCTGCCGATGTGGCCGGGCCATTGCTCGAGCATTACTGGTCGCCCTTGCCGCAACTGCAGCTGGGCGAGCGTCTGCGCGGCCTGGCCACGGCGGCGCTGGATATTTCCGACGGCCTGCTGGCCGACTGCGGGCATATCGCCAAGGTGTCCGGCGTTGCGTTGGAGGTGAACCTGACGCAGGTCCCCGTGTCTGCTCCTTTACAGGCTTTCCTCGGTCGAGAAGCGGCCTTGCATGCAGCGCTCACCGGTGGTGACGACTACGTGCTGGCGTTCACCGTGCCGGAAAGCGCACTGACCGCCCTGGCCCGTGAGGTGCATGTCATCGGTCGTGTATTGGAAGGCCAGGGCGTGACCTTGCGTGACCCGCAAGGCCAGGACATCACCCCCGTGCAACGGGGCTATCAACATTTCAGGGAGACACCGTGA
- a CDS encoding phosphatidylglycerophosphatase A family protein, with the protein MTDHPNQVPAEFVPPSVWRNPWHFIAFGFGSGTLPKAPGTWGSLVALPFIPLWQMLPDWGYWLLLGISMLFGVWLCGKVANDLRVHDHEGIVWDEIVGMWITLWLVPEGWQWLLAGFLMFRFFDILKPWPIRWVDRHVHGGFGIMLDDILAGVFAWLGMQVLVWAVA; encoded by the coding sequence GTGACCGACCACCCCAACCAGGTGCCTGCGGAGTTCGTTCCGCCCTCGGTCTGGCGCAACCCGTGGCACTTCATCGCCTTCGGCTTCGGCTCGGGCACCCTGCCCAAGGCGCCGGGAACCTGGGGTTCGCTGGTGGCGCTGCCGTTCATCCCGTTGTGGCAGATGCTGCCCGACTGGGGCTACTGGCTGTTGCTGGGCATCAGCATGCTGTTCGGCGTGTGGTTGTGCGGCAAGGTGGCCAACGACTTGCGCGTGCATGACCACGAGGGCATTGTCTGGGACGAGATCGTCGGCATGTGGATCACCCTGTGGCTGGTGCCGGAAGGTTGGCAGTGGCTGTTGGCGGGGTTCCTGATGTTCCGCTTCTTCGACATCCTCAAGCCGTGGCCGATCCGTTGGGTCGACCGCCATGTGCATGGTGGGTTCGGGATCATGCTCGACGATATCCTGGCCGGTGTGTTCGCCTGGCTGGGTATGCAGGTTCTGGTGTGGGCGGTGGCCTGA
- a CDS encoding substrate-binding periplasmic protein — MSLRNVLLALMLLVAVPGAMAQEQQVRLVSEEWLDYTNADGTGLAWDVLRKVFEPAGVKVKVQSAPYSRAVGLVKRGEADAWVGSYREENDDNLYPRWHFDMDHIYALGLAGKPQPTLETVGQYRLAWVRGYDYSSYLPNVRNFREVQRREGILPMLEHDRVDFYIDAQTEVEYVLGQAPEPQRFRSTHVAELPLYLAFTRSAQGEALRDLFDRRMAQLVRSGELKPIFERWKQPYPFTADSQPHP; from the coding sequence ATGTCCTTGAGGAATGTGTTGCTGGCATTGATGCTGCTTGTCGCGGTGCCCGGCGCCATGGCGCAGGAGCAGCAGGTGCGCCTGGTCAGCGAGGAATGGCTCGACTACACCAATGCCGACGGTACCGGGCTGGCCTGGGACGTGCTGCGCAAGGTGTTCGAGCCAGCCGGCGTCAAGGTCAAGGTACAGAGTGCGCCGTACAGTCGTGCGGTCGGTCTGGTGAAGCGGGGCGAGGCGGACGCCTGGGTCGGCTCCTACAGGGAAGAGAACGACGACAACCTGTACCCGCGCTGGCATTTCGACATGGACCATATCTACGCCCTGGGCCTGGCCGGCAAGCCGCAGCCCACGCTGGAGACCGTTGGCCAGTATCGCCTGGCCTGGGTGCGAGGCTATGACTACTCCAGCTATTTGCCCAACGTGCGCAACTTCCGCGAGGTCCAGCGCCGCGAAGGCATCCTGCCGATGCTCGAGCATGACCGGGTAGACTTCTACATCGACGCGCAGACCGAGGTCGAGTACGTGCTTGGTCAGGCGCCCGAGCCCCAGCGTTTTCGCAGCACCCATGTCGCCGAGCTACCGCTTTATCTGGCGTTCACCCGCAGTGCGCAGGGCGAAGCCTTGCGTGACCTGTTCGATCGGCGCATGGCGCAGTTGGTGCGCAGCGGTGAACTGAAGCCGATATTCGAGCGTTGGAAGCAGCCCTATCCGTTCACAGCGGACAGCCAGCCGCACCCGTGA
- the ribA gene encoding GTP cyclohydrolase II, with translation MPVVFVAASKLPTPFATFTMHGFLDEATGREHVVLSLGDIADGEPVLGRLHSECLTGDALFSQRCDCGSQLEAALQAIAREGRGVLLYLRQEGRGIGLLNKIRAYELQDGGADTVEANERLGFAADQRDYAMCLPMLEHLGVKSLRLMTNNPRKVKALTDMSIKVAERVPLHTGHNPHNRLYLATKADKLGHMMGNKHQGEVPQA, from the coding sequence GTGCCCGTCGTCTTTGTTGCCGCCTCGAAACTCCCGACTCCCTTTGCGACCTTCACCATGCATGGCTTCCTCGACGAAGCCACTGGCCGCGAGCACGTGGTGCTCAGCCTGGGTGATATCGCCGACGGCGAGCCGGTGCTAGGGCGTCTGCACTCCGAATGCCTGACTGGCGATGCGCTGTTCAGCCAGCGTTGCGACTGCGGCTCGCAGCTGGAGGCCGCATTGCAGGCCATCGCCCGTGAAGGCCGTGGCGTGCTGCTGTACCTGCGCCAGGAAGGCCGCGGCATCGGCCTGCTGAACAAGATCCGCGCCTACGAGCTGCAGGATGGCGGTGCCGATACCGTCGAGGCCAACGAGCGCCTGGGCTTCGCCGCCGACCAGCGTGACTATGCCATGTGCCTGCCGATGCTCGAGCACCTGGGCGTGAAGTCGCTGCGTTTGATGACCAACAATCCGCGCAAGGTCAAGGCGCTGACCGACATGAGCATCAAGGTCGCCGAGCGGGTGCCGCTGCACACTGGCCATAACCCGCACAACCGCCTATACCTGGCCACCAAGGCCGACAAACTCGGCCACATGATGGGCAACAAGCACCAGGGCGAGGTTCCCCAGGCGTGA
- a CDS encoding cobalamin-binding protein, whose amino-acid sequence MRALLAGFSLLCLGALAEAAPRVVSLAPSMTEIVLELDAGELLVGVLDGGERPPALARLPSVGRHGQLDMERLLSLKPDLLLLWPGSVPPAQRDQLRRLGIATFSGEPGNLDQLIDQIEAIAQRIGRDQQGRAYAASLRERLQGLRDRYRREAPLRVFYQVWDKPLYTLGGRQVVSDALRVCGARNVFDDLAQPAPQVSVESVLLRDPEVILAGDEAQLASWRNWPRLSAVKGERLLVVPDKGLERPSGQMIEATARLCALLDARAPVSR is encoded by the coding sequence ATGCGGGCGCTGCTCGCCGGGTTTTCGCTACTGTGCCTCGGCGCCTTGGCCGAGGCTGCGCCGCGGGTGGTCAGCCTGGCGCCATCGATGACCGAGATCGTTCTGGAGCTGGACGCCGGCGAGTTGCTGGTCGGTGTGCTCGATGGTGGCGAGCGTCCGCCGGCGCTGGCCCGGTTGCCCTCCGTCGGCCGCCATGGCCAGCTCGACATGGAGCGTCTGTTAAGCCTCAAGCCCGACCTCTTGCTGCTGTGGCCCGGCAGCGTACCGCCAGCCCAGCGCGACCAGCTCAGGCGCCTGGGCATCGCCACATTCAGCGGCGAGCCCGGCAACCTCGACCAGTTGATCGACCAGATCGAAGCCATCGCCCAGCGTATTGGCCGTGACCAGCAAGGCCGCGCCTATGCCGCCAGCCTGCGTGAGCGGCTGCAGGGGCTGCGCGACCGCTACCGGCGTGAGGCGCCGCTGCGGGTGTTCTACCAGGTCTGGGACAAGCCGCTGTACACCTTGGGTGGCCGCCAAGTGGTCAGCGACGCCTTGCGCGTGTGCGGGGCGCGCAATGTGTTCGACGACCTGGCCCAGCCCGCCCCGCAGGTCAGCGTGGAGTCTGTGCTGCTGCGCGACCCCGAGGTGATCCTGGCGGGCGATGAGGCGCAACTGGCCAGTTGGCGCAACTGGCCGCGGTTGAGCGCTGTGAAGGGCGAGCGCTTGCTGGTGGTGCCGGACAAAGGCCTGGAGCGCCCCAGCGGGCAGATGATCGAGGCCACTGCTCGGCTGTGTGCGTTGCTCGATGCTAGAGCGCCGGTGTCCAGGTAA
- a CDS encoding TonB-dependent receptor domain-containing protein, giving the protein MKFPSLTTLLCLPLPLLAAERDDALKLPDVLISASRQVESRTATSAANTVFTRADIDRLQPSSVTDLLARVPGVQVAPTGGRGSLPGIFVRGTKAAQTLVLVDGVRIANATSGDSALQFLDIDQIERVEVLRGSRSAVYGSDAIGGVIQIFTRRGEGQGLQPRLRLAAGSNQTWQRSLGLSGGDGATRFNLGASLDETVGIDSTGPSYASDGDHDAYRNRSLNLSLSHSFNERFEAGLNLLDSRGRREFDEPRGSSPQVPYSNFAVSSLGSYFDAQLTDLWHSRLEIAHSENRDDSRDKLTHQSSPFNTYRDQVTWQNDLTIDADNSVLLGGEWYEDRVHSSTDFNEDSRWNRAVFAQHRFHGERFSTELGVRHDENQQFGGQTTWSGSLTLPLNARNDLLFSYSEGFRAPTFNDLYYPGFSNPDLKPEHSKSYEVQWRSQLTDSSRLETSLYRTDLRDAISYDADANTMGNVAQARINGFEMALDQQWGAWTSTLGLALIDPRDRKSGHTLSRRARRTLSLDVDRQFDSFNVGASWQAVSGSYNDETNNAPIGGYGLLGIRGGWAATRELKLDLKLDNLLDKRYSRNLYNYQGNDYGYREEGRTWLLSLTWTPAL; this is encoded by the coding sequence ATGAAATTCCCAAGCCTCACTACCCTGCTCTGCCTCCCCTTGCCGCTACTGGCCGCCGAACGCGACGACGCCCTCAAGCTCCCCGACGTACTGATCAGCGCCAGCCGCCAGGTCGAGTCGCGTACCGCCACCAGCGCCGCCAACACAGTGTTCACCCGTGCCGACATCGACCGCCTGCAACCCAGCAGCGTCACCGACCTGCTCGCCCGCGTGCCCGGCGTGCAGGTCGCGCCCACCGGCGGTCGCGGTAGCCTACCGGGCATCTTCGTGCGCGGCACCAAGGCCGCCCAGACCTTGGTGCTGGTCGACGGCGTGCGCATCGCCAACGCCACTTCCGGCGACAGCGCCCTGCAGTTCCTCGACATCGACCAGATCGAACGGGTGGAAGTGCTGCGCGGATCGCGCTCGGCGGTATACGGCAGCGACGCCATCGGCGGGGTGATCCAGATCTTCACCCGGCGTGGCGAGGGCCAGGGCCTGCAACCGCGCCTGCGCCTGGCGGCCGGCAGCAACCAGACCTGGCAGCGCAGCCTGGGCCTGTCCGGTGGCGATGGCGCGACCCGCTTCAACCTCGGCGCCAGCCTGGACGAGACGGTCGGCATCGATTCGACCGGGCCGTCGTATGCCAGCGATGGCGACCATGACGCCTATCGCAACCGCTCGCTGAACCTGAGCTTGAGCCACAGCTTCAACGAGCGCTTCGAAGCGGGCCTGAACCTGCTCGACAGCCGTGGGCGTCGTGAGTTCGACGAACCTCGTGGTAGCAGCCCGCAAGTGCCCTACTCGAACTTCGCCGTCAGCAGCCTGGGCAGTTACTTCGATGCCCAACTTACCGATCTGTGGCACTCCCGACTGGAGATAGCCCACAGCGAGAACCGCGACGACAGCCGCGACAAGCTCACGCACCAAAGCTCGCCGTTCAACACTTACCGCGATCAAGTCACCTGGCAGAACGATCTGACCATCGATGCCGACAACAGCGTGTTGTTGGGTGGCGAGTGGTATGAGGACCGGGTGCATTCGAGTACCGATTTCAACGAGGACAGCCGCTGGAACCGCGCGGTGTTCGCCCAGCATCGCTTCCACGGCGAGCGCTTTTCGACCGAACTGGGCGTGCGCCACGACGAGAACCAGCAGTTCGGCGGCCAGACCACCTGGAGCGGCAGCCTGACCCTGCCATTGAACGCCCGTAATGACTTGCTGTTTTCCTACAGCGAGGGGTTCCGCGCCCCCACGTTCAACGACCTGTACTACCCGGGCTTCAGCAACCCCGATCTCAAGCCAGAGCACTCGAAATCCTATGAGGTGCAATGGCGCAGTCAACTGACCGACAGCAGCCGCCTGGAAACCTCGCTTTATCGCACCGACTTGCGAGACGCCATCAGCTACGACGCAGATGCCAACACCATGGGCAACGTTGCCCAAGCCCGTATCAACGGCTTCGAGATGGCGCTGGACCAGCAATGGGGGGCCTGGACCTCGACATTGGGCCTGGCATTGATCGACCCGCGTGACCGAAAGAGTGGCCACACGCTGTCCCGGCGCGCGCGGCGTACGCTGAGCCTGGATGTCGACCGTCAATTCGACAGCTTCAATGTTGGCGCCAGCTGGCAGGCCGTCAGCGGCAGCTACAACGACGAAACCAACAACGCCCCCATCGGCGGTTACGGGCTGCTGGGCATTCGCGGCGGCTGGGCTGCCACTCGCGAGCTGAAGCTCGACTTGAAGCTCGACAACCTGCTGGACAAGCGTTACAGCCGTAACCTCTACAACTACCAAGGCAATGACTACGGTTACCGCGAAGAGGGCCGCACCTGGCTGTTGAGCCTTACCTGGACACCGGCGCTCTAG
- the dxs gene encoding 1-deoxy-D-xylulose-5-phosphate synthase yields MPTTFQEIPRERPVTPLLDRADTPAGLRRLAEADLETLADELRQDLLYTVGQTGGHFGAGLGVIELTIALHYVFDTPDDRLVWDVGHQAYPHKILTGRRERMLSLRQKDGIAAFPRRSESEYDTFGVGHSSTSISAALGMAIAARLQNDPRKSIAVIGDGALTAGMAFEALNHAQEVNADMLVILNDNDMSISRNVGGLSNYLAKILSSRTYASMREGSKKVLSRLPGAWEIARRTEEYAKGMLVPGTLFEELGWNYIGPIDGHDLPTLIATLRNMRDLKGPQFLHVVTKKGKGFAPAEVDPIGYHAITKLEPADKPVAPKKVSGPKYASVFGQWLCDMAAADNRLVGITPAMKEGSDLIDFSERYPERYFDVAIAEQHAVTLAAGMACEGAKPVVAIYSTFLQRAYDQLIHDVAVQDLDVLFAIDRAGLVGEDGPTHAGAYDLSYLRCIPGMLVMTPSDENELRKMLSTGHHYKGPAAVRYPRGTGPNAPISGDLEPLEIGKGVVRRQGGKVALLVFGVQLAEALQVAEQIDATVVDMRFVKPLDEALVLEMAASHELLVTIEENAIMGGAGAAVGEFLAREAVVKPLLHLGLPDIYVEHAKPAQMLAECGLDAAGIEASVKARMAKLGL; encoded by the coding sequence ATGCCCACGACGTTTCAAGAGATCCCCCGCGAACGCCCGGTCACGCCGCTGCTGGACCGCGCCGACACGCCCGCCGGCCTGCGCCGGCTGGCCGAAGCCGACCTGGAGACCCTGGCCGACGAGCTGCGCCAGGACCTGCTCTATACCGTTGGGCAGACCGGTGGGCATTTTGGTGCGGGCCTGGGCGTCATCGAGCTGACGATCGCCCTGCACTACGTCTTCGACACCCCGGATGACCGGCTGGTGTGGGACGTCGGCCACCAGGCCTACCCACACAAGATCCTCACCGGCCGGCGCGAGCGCATGCTCAGCCTGCGCCAGAAAGACGGCATCGCCGCCTTCCCGCGCCGCAGCGAGAGCGAGTACGACACCTTCGGCGTCGGCCACTCCAGCACCTCGATCAGCGCCGCGCTGGGCATGGCCATCGCCGCCCGTCTGCAGAACGACCCGCGCAAGTCGATCGCGGTGATCGGCGACGGCGCGCTGACCGCCGGCATGGCCTTCGAGGCGCTGAACCACGCCCAGGAAGTCAACGCCGACATGTTGGTGATCCTCAACGACAACGACATGTCGATTTCGCGCAATGTCGGCGGCCTGTCCAACTACCTGGCCAAGATCCTCTCCAGCCGCACCTACGCGAGCATGCGCGAAGGCAGCAAGAAAGTGCTGTCGCGCCTGCCCGGTGCCTGGGAAATCGCCCGCCGCACCGAAGAGTACGCCAAGGGCATGCTGGTGCCGGGCACGCTGTTCGAGGAGCTGGGCTGGAACTACATCGGCCCGATCGACGGCCACGACCTGCCGACCCTGATCGCCACCCTGCGCAACATGCGCGACCTCAAGGGCCCGCAGTTCCTCCACGTGGTGACCAAGAAGGGCAAGGGCTTCGCCCCGGCCGAGGTCGACCCGATCGGCTACCACGCGATCACCAAGCTGGAGCCGGCCGACAAGCCGGTCGCGCCGAAGAAGGTCAGCGGCCCGAAATACGCCTCGGTGTTCGGCCAGTGGCTGTGCGACATGGCCGCCGCCGACAATCGCCTGGTGGGCATCACCCCGGCGATGAAGGAAGGCTCGGACCTGATCGACTTCAGCGAACGCTACCCGGAGCGCTACTTCGACGTCGCCATCGCCGAGCAACACGCGGTCACCCTGGCCGCGGGCATGGCCTGCGAGGGTGCCAAGCCGGTGGTGGCGATCTACTCGACCTTCCTGCAGCGCGCCTATGACCAGCTGATCCACGACGTGGCGGTGCAGGACCTCGATGTGCTGTTCGCCATCGACCGCGCCGGCCTGGTCGGCGAGGACGGCCCGACCCACGCCGGTGCCTACGACCTGTCCTACCTGCGCTGCATCCCCGGCATGCTGGTGATGACCCCGAGCGACGAGAACGAGCTGCGCAAGATGCTCAGCACCGGCCACCACTACAAGGGCCCGGCCGCCGTGCGCTATCCACGTGGCACCGGCCCCAACGCGCCGATCAGCGGCGACCTGGAGCCGCTGGAAATCGGCAAGGGCGTGGTCCGCCGCCAGGGTGGCAAGGTCGCCCTGCTGGTGTTCGGCGTACAGCTGGCCGAGGCCCTGCAGGTGGCCGAGCAGATCGATGCCACCGTGGTCGACATGCGTTTCGTCAAGCCACTGGACGAGGCGCTGGTGCTGGAAATGGCCGCCAGCCATGAGCTGCTGGTGACGATCGAAGAGAACGCCATCATGGGCGGCGCTGGCGCGGCGGTGGGCGAGTTCCTGGCCCGCGAAGCGGTGGTCAAGCCGCTGCTGCACCTGGGGCTGCCGGATATCTATGTCGAGCATGCCAAGCCTGCGCAGATGCTGGCGGAATGTGGACTGGATGCCGCTGGCATCGAAGCATCGGTGAAGGCCCGCATGGCCAAGCTCGGCCTGTAA